The following coding sequences are from one Melospiza melodia melodia isolate bMelMel2 chromosome 2, bMelMel2.pri, whole genome shotgun sequence window:
- the COPS7A gene encoding COP9 signalosome complex subunit 7a, whose translation MAAEGKVTGQSQEQFLLLAKAARGAALASLIHQVLEAPGIYVFGELLDMPAVRELADSEFSPVFRLLTIFAYGTYADYLAEAANLPPLTEAQKNKLRHLSVVTLAAKIKCIPYSVLLEQLQLKNVRQLEDLVIEAVYADVLRGSLDQRNQRLEVDYSIGRDIRREELSTITRTLQEWCQGCEVVLSGIEEQVSRANQHKEQQLALKQQIESEVANLKKTIKVTTAAAAAATSQDPEQHLTELREPAPGTNQRQASKKTSKAKGLRGSTKIWSKSN comes from the exons aTGGCGGCCGAGGGCAAGGTGAcggggcagagccaggagcagttcctgctgctggccaaggcggCCCGCGGCGCCGCGCTCGCCAGCCTGATccaccaggtgctggaggccccGGGCATCTACGTGTTCGGGGAGCTGCTGGACATGCCCGCCGTCCGCGAG CTGGCCGACAGCGAGTTCTCCCCCGTGTTCCGCCTCCTCACCATCTTCGCCTACGGCACCTACGCGGATTACCTGG CTGAAGCAGCAAACCTCCCTCCCTTGACAGAGGCCCAGAAGAACAAACTGAGGCACCTGTCAGTCGTCACTCTGGCTGCCAAGATCAAG TGCATCCCCTACTCGGTGCTGCTGGAGCAGTTGCAGCTGAAGAACGTGCGGCAGCTGGAGGACCTGGTGATTGAGGCTGTGTATGCAGATGTGCTGCGAGGGAGCTTGGATCAACGGAACCAGCGCCTGGAGGTGGATTACAGCATTGGGAGGGACATCCGGAGGGAGGAGCTTAGCACCATCACCCGCACATTGCAGGAGTG GTGCCAGGGCTGTGAGGTTGTGCTCTCGGGCATCGAGGAGCAGGTCAGCAGGGCCAACCAGcacaaggagcagcagctggccCTGAAGCAGCAGATCGAGAGCGAG GTGGCAAACCTGAAGAAGACCATTAAAGTGACAACAGCAGCCGCTGCAGCAGCCACGTCCCAGGACCCAGAGCAGCACCTCAcggagctccgggagccggccccTGGCACCAACCAGCGCCAGGCGAGCAAGAAAACCTCCAAGGCCAAGGG GCTCCGGGGCAGCACGAAGATTTGGTCTAAATCAAACTAG